The DNA region AAGCCATATGTGCATCAGCGCTGGTAACCGAGAACATCCATGTCATCCCCAAGGATCGATGCGCATCACCATTTCTGGGACCCGGCCAGCGGCGGCGACTATGGCTGGCTGAGCGGGCCCTTCGACCCGATCAACCGCCGCTTCGGCCCGGACGATCTGCGCCCGGCGCTTGTCGAAAGCCACATCGATGGAACGGTGCTTGTCCAGACGTGGAATGATCTCGGCGAGACGTGGGCGTTCATCCGAACCGCGGCGGCGACGGATTTCGTCGATGGCGTCGTCGGCTGGGTCGACCTGACCGATCCCGAAATTGGCGCGACGCTTGCCGCCTTGCAGGCCGCGCCAGAGGGAAAGTGGCTGGTTGGGATACGGCACCTCATCCAGACGGAGGCGGATCCGAACTGGCTGTTGCGGGCCGACGTGAAGCGCGGACTGCAAACCATCGGCGCGGCTGGTCTCGCCTATGATCTCGTGCCCAACCTGCCGCAGCTTCCATCCTGCGTTCAGACCGTTGCCGCCTTTCCTGAACAACGCTTCGTGCTGGACCACATCGCCAAGCCGGAAATCCGCAATCGCGGGTTCGACGAATGGGCGGTGCTGATGCGGGGCTTTCGTCCCGAGCGCGGCCATGTCTGGTGCAAGCTTTCGGGCATGGTGACCGAGGCGAACTGGCAGCATTGGACGCCCGAGGATCTAAGGCCCTACGTGCTGGAAGCGCTGGATATCTTCGGCGTCGATCGTTGCCTGTTCGGCAGCGACTGGCCGGTCTGCCTCGTCGTCGCCCGCTATAAGCGGGTCGTGGACGCCTTGCAGGAGTGCCTGAAGGATCTGACCAGCGAAGAACGTGACCAGATCTTCGGCCGCTCGGCGATCGAGGCCTATCGGCTGCCTCGCTACAGCTCCGCGACTTCGCAGGAACTGCCGATATGACCCACCCCTTCGGCCATGCGGGCCGCATCAATTTCCGCTCGCGCCTCGGTTTTGGCGCCAGCGGCCTTGGCACGCTCTACCGCGATGTTTCGGAGGACCAGGCCGCGGCGGTCCTGTCGGCTGCCTATGAGCAAGGCCTGCGCTACTTCGATACGGCGCCGCTCTATGGCCATGGCCTCAGCGAATTGCGGGTCGGCCGGTTCCTTCGAACCATCGCGCGCGAAACCGTAACCGTGTCGACCAAGGTCGGTCGCTACATGGTCCCGCCCTATGGCGAGGCCGTCGACTATGGCCTCTGGGCGTCGCCGCTGCCGTTGAAGTCGGTGTTCGACTACAGCTATGCGGGCACGATGCGCTCGCTGGAGCAATCGGCGAACCGGCTCGGGATAGCGGATTTCGATCTGATCTATATCCATGATGTCGATCGCTTCACCCATGGCGATGCCTATGAGCGGCGGTTCAACGAGGCGATTGAAGGTTGCTTCCGCGCGCTCGACGATTTGCGCAAGGCGGGTCATGTGAAGGCGATCGGCGTTGGCGTCAACGAGAGCGATGTCGCGACACGCTTTCTGAAGGCGGCGACGTTCGACGCCGTGATGATGGCAGGCCGCTATACCCTTCTCGACCGGCAGGCGGAAGAGGATCTCCTCCCCGAGGCAGCGAGACAGGGAACCGAGATCGTGGTGGCCGGGGTGTTCAATTCCGGCATTCTCGCCACGGGGCCCGACCGCGCCGGCGCAACCTATGACTACGGCGCTCCGCCGCCGGCGGTGATGGCCCGCGCGCAACGCATCGCGGCGATCTGCAGGGCGCATGAGGTTCCCATCCAGGCGGCGGCGATCCAGTTTCCCTTTCGCAATCCGCTGGTATCCGCCGCGGTGCTGGGCATGAGCCGGCCGGAGCGAATCAGCCAGAACATCGCCTGGTCCAGGCACGAGATTCCCGAGGCATTCTGGCTGGAGCTGTAGTCGCGGCCGAATCGGCTCCGCTGCCTCGAAGCGACGGCGTCACTGCGAAACGGCGATCGAGCCCGTCTGGGTTAGAGGGTCGACGGTCTCGGCCTGATAGGGATCGGCAAGGGCTGCCTCGGGACGACTGATGGGAAAGCCGTCCGACGTCAGCTGCGAAAGCCGCTCCGGCCCGGACGAGCGGAGAACCTCCTGGAAGGCCCGGTTCATTCCCCCGTCCGAATAGGCGAGCGGCTGGCCGATATCCATGGCTGCCATCGCATCCA from Kaistia algarum includes:
- a CDS encoding amidohydrolase family protein: MSSPRIDAHHHFWDPASGGDYGWLSGPFDPINRRFGPDDLRPALVESHIDGTVLVQTWNDLGETWAFIRTAAATDFVDGVVGWVDLTDPEIGATLAALQAAPEGKWLVGIRHLIQTEADPNWLLRADVKRGLQTIGAAGLAYDLVPNLPQLPSCVQTVAAFPEQRFVLDHIAKPEIRNRGFDEWAVLMRGFRPERGHVWCKLSGMVTEANWQHWTPEDLRPYVLEALDIFGVDRCLFGSDWPVCLVVARYKRVVDALQECLKDLTSEERDQIFGRSAIEAYRLPRYSSATSQELPI
- a CDS encoding aldo/keto reductase; this encodes MTHPFGHAGRINFRSRLGFGASGLGTLYRDVSEDQAAAVLSAAYEQGLRYFDTAPLYGHGLSELRVGRFLRTIARETVTVSTKVGRYMVPPYGEAVDYGLWASPLPLKSVFDYSYAGTMRSLEQSANRLGIADFDLIYIHDVDRFTHGDAYERRFNEAIEGCFRALDDLRKAGHVKAIGVGVNESDVATRFLKAATFDAVMMAGRYTLLDRQAEEDLLPEAARQGTEIVVAGVFNSGILATGPDRAGATYDYGAPPPAVMARAQRIAAICRAHEVPIQAAAIQFPFRNPLVSAAVLGMSRPERISQNIAWSRHEIPEAFWLEL